The following proteins are encoded in a genomic region of Cryptomeria japonica chromosome 11, Sugi_1.0, whole genome shotgun sequence:
- the LOC131045601 gene encoding F-box protein At2g27310 — MCLNGDLITDILGRVDGMTLAKSACVSSQFCCSARQESIWEEACCSMWPSTGKTDVRKFISTSLGGFRNFYASCFPFIVHDGFEFSETSSWSNGLRKLVDVSNPSDFVCLVDVQYRNKLIYSQVLWGIPAPEDFEGWFCNCPFRIDLINFDEDHSSPDDLPTIVLGEPRKGGEYWGNLMENIRLSWIVINKRTGQAGNLSSWSPLIGQKHWSSDKDSVICFGSILPAENILSCKVVQCKFVMKCRVSQTDHSNLKITELSMQLEDIMGARVNGRNSLLILQRALYCRRSLSHDKILESSEKYLREQSTLKEAKMRREGRLDTLFILTGIISFASLWFFIF; from the coding sequence ATGTGTTTGAACGGTGATCTTATCACAGACATATTGGGCCGCGTGGATGGCATGACACTTGCAAAATCAGCATGCGTTTCTTCACAATTTTGTTGTAGTGCAAGGCAGGAGAGTATATGGGAAGAGGCATGCTGCTCTATGTGGCCTTCCACAGGGAAGACAGATGTTAGAAAATTCATCTCTACTTCATTGGGTGGCTTTAGGAATTTCTATGCAAGCTGTTTTCCCTTCATTGTTCATGATGGGTTTGAGTTTTCTGAGACAAGTTCATGGTCCAATGGGTTGAGGAAGCTGGTTGATGTTAGTAATCCGTCTGATTTTGTCTGTCTTGTGGATGTGCAGTACAGGAATAAGCTTATCTATTCTCAAGTTTTGTGGGGCATCCCTGCTCCAGAAGATTTTGAGGGATGGTTCTGCAACTGCCCTTTTAGGATTGACCTTATTAACTTTGATGAGGATCACAGTAGCCCAGATGATTTGCCAACAATTGTTCTTGGGGAGCCTAGAAAAGGGGGTGAATATTGGGGGAACTTGATGGAAAATATTAGATTGAGCTGGATTGTGATAAACAAGAGAACAGGGCAGGCTGGTAATCTTTCAAGCTGGAGTCCCTTGATTGGACAAAAGCATTGGTCCTCTGATAAGGACTCTGTAATATGCTTTGGCTCCATATTGCCCGCTGAGAACATATTGTCTTGTAAAGTTGTACAGTGTaagtttgtgatgaagtgtagaGTTTCACAAACTGATCATTCCAACTTAAAGATCACTGAACTGAGTATGCAGCTTGAAGATATCATGGGTGCTCGTGTTAATGGAAGAAACAGTCTGCTTATTCTACAAAGAGCTCTGTATTGCAGGAGGAGTCTGAGCCATGACAAAATCTTGGAGTCCTCTGAAAAATATTTGAGAGAACAGAGCACATTGAAGGAGGCAAAAATGAGGAGGGAAGGTCGACTGGATACTTTATTTATTTTAACTGGCATTATTTCATTTGCTTCACTCTGGTTTTTCATTTTCTAA